In a genomic window of Procambarus clarkii isolate CNS0578487 chromosome 10, FALCON_Pclarkii_2.0, whole genome shotgun sequence:
- the LOC138363318 gene encoding involucrin-like: MSGWVLEDQVEGQVLEGQVLEDQVEGQVLEGQVLEDQVLEDQVLEDQVLEDQVLEDQVLEGQVLEDQVLEDQVLEDQVLEDQVLEGQVLEGQVLEGQVLEGQVLEGQVLEDQVLEDQVLEGQVLEGQVLEGQVLEGQVEDQVEGQVEGQVEGQVEGQVEGQVEGQVEDQVEGQVEGQVEGQVEGQVEGQVEDQVEGQVLEGQVLEDQVLDDQVLEDQVLEGQVLEGQEDRNMESECSRGFTCVHVEHHLP, encoded by the exons ATgagtggctgg GTGCTGGAGGACCAGGTGGAGGGCCAGGTGCTGGAGGGCCAGGTGCTGGAGGACCAGGTGGAGGGCCAGGTGCTGGAGGGCCAGGTGCTGGAGGACCAGGTGCTGGAGGACCAGGTGCTGGAGGACCAGGTGCTGGAGGACCAGGTGCTGGAGGACCAGGTGCTGGAGGGCCAGGTGCTGGAGGACCAGGTGCTGGAGGACCAGGTGCTGGAGGACCAGGTGCTGGAGGACCAGGTGCTGGAGGGCCAGGTGCTGGAGGGCCAGGTGCTGGAGGGCCAGGTGCTGGAGGGCCAGGTGCTGGAGGGCCAGGTGCTGGAGGACCAGGTGCTGGAGGACCAGGTGCTGGAGGGCCAGGTGCTGGAGGGCCAGGTGCTGGAGGGCCAGGTGCTGGAGGGCCAG GTGGAGGACCAGGTGGAGGGCCAGGTGGAGGGCCAGGTGGAGGGCCAGGTGGAAGGCCAGGTGGAGGGCCAGGTGGAGGGCCAGGTGGAGGACCAGGTGGAGGGCCAGGTGGAGGGCCAGGTGGAAGGCCAGGTGGAGGGCCAGGTGGAGGGCCAGGTGGAGGACCAGGTGGAGGGCCAGGTGCTGGAGGGCCAGGTGCTGGAGGACCAGGTGCTGGATGACCAGGTGCTGGAGGACCAGGTGCTGGAGGGCCAGGTGCTGGAGGGCCAG